One segment of Pseudomonas pohangensis DNA contains the following:
- a CDS encoding class I SAM-dependent methyltransferase, protein MWESEAQWMARKVRQIFYGGPLSNANCLNLGSSTIEYRASKKPYIGLLMDVILKQGLDITHVDFKKGDGINISGDFCDEAFRLKLSEIKYDLILCNNVLTHVESPSCVYKIIDKCLVVGGYVIVSAPTIYPYCADPYDSKYRPSVQDVMSNLPRLQVVEWVEIESSETHLTRLKENPRQLVSFLYNIFVPIRGYRRWVNVLKDIYNINRKFKTICVLMKCSAE, encoded by the coding sequence ATGTGGGAAAGTGAAGCTCAATGGATGGCAAGGAAGGTTAGGCAGATTTTCTATGGCGGCCCATTATCGAATGCTAACTGTCTTAATCTTGGTAGTTCAACTATAGAGTATAGAGCATCAAAAAAGCCATATATTGGGTTGTTAATGGATGTCATATTAAAGCAAGGTTTAGATATTACGCATGTTGATTTTAAAAAAGGTGATGGAATAAATATATCCGGAGATTTCTGCGACGAAGCATTTAGGTTGAAGTTGAGTGAAATTAAATACGATTTAATATTATGTAATAATGTTCTAACGCATGTTGAAAGTCCTTCGTGCGTCTATAAAATAATTGACAAATGCTTAGTTGTTGGCGGCTACGTAATTGTAAGTGCGCCAACTATTTACCCTTACTGCGCAGATCCTTATGACTCGAAATATAGGCCTTCAGTCCAAGACGTAATGAGCAATCTTCCAAGGTTGCAAGTCGTAGAATGGGTTGAAATAGAATCTTCAGAAACACACCTGACCAGGCTAAAGGAAAACCCGCGTCAGTTAGTTTCATTCCTATACAATATTTTTGTTCCAATTAGAGGGTATCGGCGTTGGGTGAACGTGCTTAAAGATATTTATAATATAAACAGAAAATTTAAAACTATATGTGTCCTTATGAAGTGCTCTGCTGAGTGA
- a CDS encoding glucosamine inositolphosphorylceramide transferase family protein has protein sequence MNIRSIFLKRRLWKIGIYEIYNEDEIFKRALVQPFHIIGEKGFRKNFSYQSTIADPFLFVKDLVLYVFYEAQTDFGAGEIWAQSMNAVGEWSNHGCVIKESFHLSYPQVFAYNNNIYMVPEAAASGNVFLYRSTLFPIKWERSKVLVAESLLDPSIIIRPEGIYLFGTTRSDDLKMYHSRSFEDEFVELDVVISNCKSTARNAGAILEVNNKIYRVAQDCKRTYGEKIHVFEINKLGLNGYSERLIESEIFANRPSWASEGYHHLSLARLGDRTFVAVDGFAWDTRLNKASLIWLKFIFLIKKHIGL, from the coding sequence ATGAATATCCGATCGATTTTTTTGAAGAGAAGACTGTGGAAAATCGGAATTTATGAGATATATAACGAAGATGAAATATTCAAGCGCGCGCTTGTTCAGCCTTTCCATATTATAGGTGAGAAGGGTTTTCGTAAAAATTTTAGCTATCAGTCAACTATTGCAGATCCATTTTTATTTGTCAAAGATTTGGTTCTGTATGTTTTTTATGAAGCGCAAACAGATTTTGGTGCTGGCGAAATATGGGCTCAATCAATGAATGCTGTTGGTGAGTGGAGTAATCATGGTTGTGTGATTAAAGAAAGCTTTCATCTCTCCTACCCGCAGGTGTTTGCATATAATAATAATATTTATATGGTTCCGGAAGCAGCGGCATCGGGCAACGTATTTCTTTATCGTTCAACTTTATTTCCGATTAAATGGGAGCGTTCGAAGGTTCTAGTGGCAGAGTCGCTATTGGATCCTTCAATAATCATCCGGCCAGAGGGCATATATTTATTCGGAACAACAAGATCGGATGATTTAAAAATGTACCATTCTCGTTCTTTTGAGGATGAATTCGTTGAGTTAGATGTAGTCATATCAAATTGTAAATCAACTGCACGAAATGCTGGTGCAATATTGGAAGTTAACAATAAAATCTATCGCGTCGCGCAGGACTGTAAGCGTACTTATGGTGAAAAAATACACGTCTTTGAAATAAATAAATTGGGACTGAATGGTTATAGTGAACGACTTATCGAGTCTGAAATTTTTGCAAATAGACCTAGTTGGGCATCAGAGGGTTATCATCACCTAAGTTTAGCGCGGTTGGGCGATCGCACTTTTGTTGCAGTAGATGGCTTTGCATGGGACACAAGACTGAACAAAGCATCCTTGATTTGGCTAAAATTTATTTTTTTAATTAAGAAGCATATAGGCTTGTAA
- a CDS encoding FkbM family methyltransferase yields the protein MSIKLVLKKIANMAGFELYRKGNLHTTIDTHLSALFNKYMIDCVMDVGANSGQYGKFLRGLGYQGWIISFEPVKAVFERLEYLAETDEKWLCYNFALGEKIEEKKINIYSSTVFSSFLEANDYAKGIWSSLNSVSSQKVSVVSLDSIFPEIKERTLAENFYLKLDTQGYDLNVFRGGIVSLDHITAMQAELSLIHVYDEMEDPHEALKEFNSNGFFVSGMFPINRDESLAVIEFDTVLVRRSS from the coding sequence ATGAGCATAAAACTTGTGCTGAAAAAAATAGCTAATATGGCAGGGTTTGAGTTATACAGAAAAGGGAATTTACACACAACAATCGATACTCATTTATCGGCTCTTTTCAATAAATACATGATTGATTGCGTAATGGATGTGGGTGCAAATTCTGGTCAGTATGGAAAATTTCTTAGAGGTCTTGGGTACCAAGGGTGGATTATTTCGTTTGAGCCTGTAAAAGCTGTTTTCGAAAGGCTGGAATATCTCGCTGAAACCGATGAGAAATGGCTTTGCTATAATTTTGCTCTCGGTGAGAAAATAGAAGAAAAAAAGATAAATATCTATAGCAGTACTGTATTTTCTTCTTTTTTAGAGGCAAATGATTATGCAAAAGGAATTTGGAGCTCTCTCAATAGTGTCTCCTCTCAGAAGGTTTCAGTAGTAAGTCTTGACAGTATTTTTCCTGAAATTAAAGAACGAACTCTCGCTGAAAACTTTTATCTGAAACTCGATACCCAAGGGTATGATCTAAACGTTTTTCGTGGTGGAATTGTTTCGCTGGATCATATTACAGCAATGCAAGCAGAGCTTTCACTCATACATGTTTATGATGAGATGGAAGATCCACATGAGGCTCTTAAAGAATTTAACTCTAATGGATTCTTTGTAAGTGGAATGTTTCCGATAAATAGGGATGAATCATTAGCTGTTATTGAATTTGATACGGTTTTGGTTAGGCGGTCATCTTAG
- a CDS encoding glycosyltransferase: MLVTKQLQDSPAGGRELLCKLNHDALRDIYGDRLILLELPSQPLRGLKSAINAFKGHIDGLSQPIIEKALQTIQVGGVSKVFVDGSNLGAFVSAAKHRFPDVEVTTFFHNAEARFFWGALKQTKSLRALAVLVANYLAERKAVRYSDKIICLNERDSRLLGRLYGREATHLSAMALQDKLPLDLCLSPVVKREKFALFVGGVFYANRAGIAWFVKHVVPHINIKICIVGCGFEDLKPELERDGKVEVIGAVESLAQWYLDSHFVIAPIFDGSGMKTKVAEALMFGKKVVGTPEAFTGYEAITKQVGWTCTTADEFIAAIERANESITQSYDADMRAIYLEKYSYAAARLRISEAMDSVVLR; the protein is encoded by the coding sequence ATGTTAGTAACAAAACAGTTGCAGGACTCACCTGCCGGTGGGCGGGAGCTTCTGTGCAAGTTGAACCATGATGCGCTCAGGGATATATATGGTGACCGCCTGATACTGCTTGAGCTGCCGTCTCAACCGCTTCGCGGGTTGAAGTCTGCTATCAATGCTTTCAAGGGGCATATAGATGGCTTGAGTCAGCCGATAATAGAGAAGGCATTACAAACGATTCAGGTGGGAGGTGTCAGCAAGGTGTTTGTTGATGGCTCCAATCTCGGTGCATTCGTTAGCGCTGCCAAGCACAGATTCCCTGATGTGGAGGTTACTACCTTCTTTCACAATGCGGAGGCCCGGTTCTTCTGGGGTGCGCTGAAGCAAACCAAATCGCTACGTGCCCTGGCAGTATTGGTGGCGAATTACCTCGCAGAAAGGAAGGCTGTCCGTTATAGCGACAAGATCATTTGCTTGAATGAGCGAGATAGTCGCTTGCTTGGCAGGCTCTACGGTAGAGAGGCAACCCACCTATCAGCAATGGCACTCCAGGATAAACTGCCACTTGATCTCTGCTTGTCGCCGGTCGTCAAGCGTGAAAAGTTTGCCCTGTTTGTCGGTGGTGTGTTCTACGCCAACCGCGCGGGAATTGCCTGGTTCGTCAAGCATGTTGTGCCGCATATCAACATCAAGATATGCATTGTTGGCTGTGGGTTCGAAGACCTGAAGCCTGAACTGGAGCGTGATGGCAAGGTCGAGGTCATTGGTGCAGTAGAAAGCCTGGCGCAGTGGTACCTGGATTCACACTTCGTGATTGCCCCCATCTTCGATGGCTCAGGGATGAAGACCAAGGTTGCCGAAGCGTTGATGTTTGGTAAGAAGGTGGTTGGCACGCCGGAGGCATTTACCGGGTATGAAGCTATCACCAAGCAGGTGGGTTGGACGTGTACAACAGCCGATGAATTCATTGCCGCGATTGAGCGGGCCAATGAATCAATCACGCAGTCGTATGACGCGGACATGCGCGCGATCTATCTGGAAAAGTATTCGTACGCAGCAGCACGTTTGCGCATTAGTGAAGCTATGGATTCGGTTGTTCTGAGATGA
- a CDS encoding glycosyltransferase, whose translation MTKKIYFFIARYSISGVPLAQIRLAKSWQRRGYQVEFVIGYVPHDLLVPVIEGINVVNLDVQRTYKLLLPIFSIIRSNRPDVIFTAEDHLNAVVTLAVILAGSKAKLSASSRVTPYDTYSNKLFSKRWILKCFSIFLRARVDALVCVSEDMVKQYEDVFGRANYQCIYNVICDTDMPRKISEPLDEPWLTESPVPIIITAGRLAPEKGFFDLILAVKELAQRIEVRLAILGDGPLRADLEALIKKHGLTDCVRLLGFKDNPLKYFSRSKVFVLSSYVEGLPNVLVEGMACGCTPVATDCPTGPREVLQDGKYGYLVPMSDPVALALAIEKALANPMTPALLGEAIAPFTEDQVIRRHQSVLGI comes from the coding sequence ATGACTAAGAAGATATATTTTTTTATCGCAAGATACTCTATTTCAGGTGTTCCGCTCGCACAAATACGTTTGGCAAAATCTTGGCAGCGGCGCGGTTATCAAGTTGAGTTCGTTATTGGTTATGTTCCTCATGATCTTCTAGTTCCTGTTATTGAAGGTATTAATGTTGTAAATCTTGATGTGCAGCGCACCTATAAACTTCTGCTACCTATTTTTTCAATCATTCGTTCGAACAGGCCGGATGTAATATTTACCGCTGAAGATCATCTCAATGCAGTTGTGACGCTTGCCGTGATCCTTGCTGGCTCTAAGGCAAAGCTTAGCGCATCTTCCCGGGTTACTCCTTACGACACTTATTCAAATAAATTGTTTTCAAAGCGTTGGATTTTGAAGTGCTTTAGTATTTTTCTTCGAGCCAGAGTGGACGCACTTGTATGTGTTTCTGAGGATATGGTTAAGCAATATGAGGATGTATTTGGTCGGGCGAATTATCAATGTATTTACAATGTAATTTGCGACACGGACATGCCGCGAAAAATAAGTGAGCCGTTAGATGAGCCCTGGTTAACTGAAAGCCCCGTTCCGATTATTATAACTGCGGGCCGTCTTGCGCCTGAAAAAGGATTTTTTGATCTTATTCTTGCTGTAAAGGAGCTTGCCCAGCGCATCGAAGTGCGGCTTGCAATATTGGGTGATGGGCCATTGAGAGCGGACTTGGAAGCGCTTATTAAAAAGCATGGATTGACTGATTGTGTTCGTCTTCTTGGTTTTAAGGACAACCCACTTAAGTATTTCAGTAGGTCAAAAGTTTTTGTTCTGTCTTCTTATGTTGAGGGGCTTCCAAACGTGTTGGTAGAAGGTATGGCATGTGGCTGCACACCTGTTGCTACTGACTGCCCTACAGGGCCAAGAGAAGTACTTCAGGATGGTAAGTATGGGTATCTTGTCCCTATGAGCGACCCGGTTGCATTGGCTCTCGCAATAGAAAAGGCTTTGGCTAATCCTATGACACCTGCTCTGCTCGGTGAAGCTATTGCACCATTCACGGAGGACCAGGTTATCCGCAGGCATCAGAGTGTCCTTGGCATTTAG
- a CDS encoding glycosyltransferase family 4 protein produces MTSLLDKCSLSKVVHLIPYDGIGGVEVAAKSLPGGIHGCFEFHKYFLADKGRAGKAAFQHAGLLASVNDPRNFIRAISWLIEFRPNLVIASLWRSCVLLILLKIVRPWTKSVVFLHFANDVHFLDKVFTRMAMAIATEIWTDSEATRQARIPKRLLHRSRVISFMVEPVLQKAIPMVRPKFIFWGRLNSQKGLDRALELFSRIKFEFPAASFAVIGPDGGQRSDLLKQVDRLGLRHAVEFHGPMSRSQITQLAAEHSFYLQTSVMEGMAMSVVEAMQLGLVPVVTPVGEIANYCTDGESAIFVSDIQQAVLRIGALLEHPAAFSLMASAAQALWQGKRLYRDDVLAACNELLNSRTTS; encoded by the coding sequence ATGACCAGCTTGCTCGACAAGTGCAGTTTAAGCAAAGTGGTACACCTCATTCCCTATGATGGAATTGGCGGTGTTGAGGTTGCGGCCAAGTCATTGCCTGGTGGTATTCACGGATGCTTCGAGTTTCATAAGTATTTTCTTGCGGACAAGGGGAGGGCTGGAAAGGCCGCATTTCAGCATGCCGGTCTGTTAGCTTCAGTTAATGATCCACGCAATTTTATTCGCGCTATTTCTTGGCTTATTGAATTTAGGCCGAATCTTGTAATTGCATCGCTTTGGCGCAGTTGTGTGCTGCTCATACTGCTTAAAATTGTCCGCCCATGGACGAAGTCAGTTGTATTTCTTCATTTTGCAAACGATGTTCATTTTCTGGACAAGGTTTTTACCCGCATGGCTATGGCTATCGCGACTGAAATATGGACGGATTCCGAAGCAACGCGCCAAGCGCGGATACCCAAGCGGTTGCTTCACCGGAGCCGGGTAATTTCCTTCATGGTCGAGCCGGTATTGCAAAAAGCCATACCCATGGTGCGTCCAAAATTTATCTTTTGGGGCAGGCTGAATTCCCAAAAAGGGCTTGACCGGGCTCTTGAACTCTTTTCTCGGATAAAGTTTGAGTTTCCAGCTGCGAGCTTCGCAGTGATTGGCCCGGATGGGGGGCAAAGGAGCGATCTTTTAAAACAGGTTGACCGGCTAGGACTGAGACATGCGGTTGAGTTTCACGGCCCCATGTCTCGCTCACAAATCACCCAGCTAGCGGCAGAGCATTCCTTTTATCTGCAGACCAGCGTTATGGAAGGCATGGCGATGTCTGTTGTCGAGGCCATGCAGTTAGGGCTTGTGCCAGTGGTTACACCCGTAGGTGAGATTGCTAACTACTGTACGGATGGTGAGAGTGCAATCTTTGTCAGTGATATTCAGCAGGCAGTGCTGCGGATAGGTGCGCTACTTGAGCACCCTGCAGCTTTTTCACTTATGGCATCTGCAGCGCAGGCTCTCTGGCAAGGGAAACGGCTTTATCGTGACGATGTCCTTGCGGCTTGCAATGAGCTTTTGAATTCGAGGACTACTAGTTGA
- a CDS encoding class I SAM-dependent methyltransferase — translation MKKNLDDATVDSFGDEWSRFDQAELDNEEACRIFDEYFAVFPWDSLPEHATGFDMGCGTGRWARLMAPRVGHLHCIDPSRALDVAKRMLAENANVSFLQGAVGDGVLPANSQDFGYSLGVLHHIPDTLEGIRACVALLKPGAPLLVYLYYAFDNRTTLFKLAWRCSDLLRRGVHRLPSGLKNLVTDVLAATLYFPLARLCGLVERSGFNVSNIPLSYYRNHSFYTMRTDARDRFGTPLEQRFTREEIRRMMLSAGLRDICFSERAPYWCAVGIKE, via the coding sequence ATGAAAAAGAACCTTGATGATGCCACTGTAGATAGTTTCGGTGATGAGTGGTCGCGCTTTGATCAGGCCGAGCTCGACAATGAAGAGGCGTGTCGGATCTTCGATGAGTATTTTGCGGTTTTCCCTTGGGACTCCTTACCCGAGCATGCGACAGGTTTTGATATGGGCTGCGGTACGGGCCGCTGGGCAAGGTTGATGGCACCAAGAGTTGGGCATCTGCATTGCATTGATCCCTCGCGTGCGCTCGATGTTGCCAAGCGCATGCTGGCAGAGAATGCCAATGTCAGCTTTTTGCAGGGGGCAGTTGGCGATGGCGTGTTGCCCGCCAACAGTCAGGATTTTGGTTACTCCCTCGGGGTGCTTCACCACATACCGGACACTCTGGAAGGTATTCGTGCCTGCGTTGCACTGCTCAAGCCGGGTGCGCCCTTACTTGTGTATCTGTATTACGCCTTCGATAACCGCACAACCCTGTTCAAGTTGGCCTGGCGTTGTTCGGACTTGCTACGTCGAGGCGTGCACCGCTTGCCCTCCGGCCTGAAGAATCTGGTTACCGATGTACTGGCGGCCACGCTCTATTTCCCGCTGGCAAGGTTGTGCGGGCTTGTGGAACGTTCGGGTTTTAACGTCTCGAATATCCCGTTGTCTTATTACCGTAACCACAGCTTTTACACCATGCGCACCGATGCCAGGGATCGCTTTGGCACTCCGCTCGAGCAGCGATTTACCCGCGAGGAAATTCGGCGAATGATGCTCTCGGCGGGACTGCGCGACATCTGCTTTTCGGAGCGCGCGCCCTATTGGTGCGCTGTAGGTATCAAGGAATGA
- the asnB gene encoding asparagine synthase (glutamine-hydrolyzing) gives MCGLSGFLQGRSSSFSLATTIEGMTERLIHRGPDETGVWVDESIGLALGHRRLAVLELSPAGAQPMHSAGGRFVLAFNGEIYNHLALREQLAVEGATPAWLGHSDTETLLACFERWGIQKTLQQTVGMFSIAVWDVQGLILHLARDRFGEKPLYYGWVGQGGGRAFAFASELKALRAYPGFANPISREALALYMRFTVVPAPHSIYQSIYKLEPGCLLSISADAAPGDMPAFEKPLRPPFDQEGVTLQRWWALGDVVQAGAQSLIRDETEAISTLEQRLAEAVQLQSLADVPLGAFLSGGIDSSIIVALMQQQASRPVKTFTVGFEEAGFDESPHARAVAQHLGTEHSELFVTSAQAQAVIAGLPEMYDEPFADSSQIPTHLVCKAARQQVTVALSGDAGDELFGGYNRYFWGPRIWSRLAWMPAPLRRALGATIAALPVAGWNALGRPLNALLPSGKGIARAGDKAHKLAARLHGVRDLDDLYLSLVSEWQDPAQVVRGVAGARLVEPASLLDDVLPAHGVEPSQLRMMYRDSLTYLPDDILCKVDRAAMAVSLETRVPFLDHRVAELAWQLPLDMKIRGGQGKWALRQVLYKYVPRQLIERPKAGFAIPVGEWLRGPLRDWAESLLDEQRLLTEGYFYPAPIRNRWAEHLSGRRDHTASLWAVLMFQAWLERQ, from the coding sequence ATGTGTGGTTTAAGCGGATTCCTCCAGGGGCGCTCCAGTAGCTTTTCGCTAGCAACGACTATCGAGGGTATGACCGAGCGACTGATTCATCGAGGCCCGGACGAGACGGGCGTCTGGGTCGATGAGTCTATTGGCCTGGCGTTGGGCCATCGGCGTCTAGCTGTCCTAGAACTTTCGCCTGCTGGTGCCCAACCTATGCACTCGGCTGGCGGGCGCTTTGTGCTGGCCTTCAATGGCGAGATCTACAATCACTTGGCATTGCGTGAGCAGCTTGCTGTTGAAGGGGCTACGCCTGCCTGGCTTGGACATTCGGATACCGAGACCTTGCTGGCGTGCTTCGAACGGTGGGGTATACAGAAAACGCTACAACAGACCGTAGGTATGTTCTCCATTGCCGTGTGGGATGTGCAGGGGCTGATATTGCACCTGGCGCGGGATCGCTTTGGTGAGAAGCCGTTGTATTACGGCTGGGTGGGGCAGGGCGGCGGGCGGGCTTTTGCCTTTGCTTCCGAATTGAAGGCGCTGCGTGCATATCCCGGTTTTGCCAACCCGATAAGCCGGGAGGCACTGGCACTGTATATGCGCTTCACCGTGGTGCCGGCACCGCACAGCATTTATCAGAGCATCTACAAGCTGGAGCCGGGTTGTTTGCTGAGCATCAGTGCGGATGCGGCGCCGGGTGACATGCCCGCTTTCGAGAAGCCGCTGCGCCCGCCGTTTGATCAGGAAGGGGTCACTTTGCAGCGCTGGTGGGCGCTGGGCGATGTGGTGCAGGCCGGTGCGCAAAGTCTCATTCGCGATGAAACCGAGGCGATCAGTACGCTGGAGCAGCGACTGGCTGAAGCCGTGCAGTTGCAGTCGCTGGCTGATGTGCCGCTGGGGGCGTTCCTGTCCGGCGGGATCGATTCTTCGATCATCGTTGCGTTGATGCAGCAGCAGGCCTCGCGGCCGGTCAAGACCTTTACCGTGGGTTTCGAAGAAGCGGGCTTCGACGAATCACCTCACGCCCGCGCGGTGGCGCAGCATCTGGGTACTGAGCACAGTGAGCTGTTTGTCACCTCGGCCCAGGCCCAGGCAGTGATCGCCGGACTGCCGGAAATGTATGACGAACCGTTTGCCGATTCATCGCAGATACCTACGCACCTGGTGTGCAAGGCGGCGCGCCAGCAGGTCACAGTGGCGCTGTCTGGGGATGCCGGGGATGAGCTGTTTGGTGGTTACAACCGTTATTTCTGGGGCCCGCGCATCTGGAGCCGGCTGGCCTGGATGCCAGCGCCGCTCAGACGGGCGCTGGGCGCTACAATTGCGGCATTGCCCGTGGCCGGCTGGAATGCGCTGGGTCGTCCGTTGAATGCTTTGCTGCCTTCGGGTAAGGGAATTGCTCGGGCTGGCGACAAGGCGCACAAGCTGGCTGCACGATTACATGGTGTGCGTGATCTGGATGATCTGTATCTGAGTCTGGTGTCCGAATGGCAGGACCCGGCACAGGTAGTGCGCGGTGTGGCTGGCGCTCGACTGGTTGAGCCGGCCAGCTTGCTGGATGATGTCTTGCCCGCTCATGGAGTGGAGCCGAGCCAGCTGCGCATGATGTACCGTGACAGCCTCACCTATCTGCCGGATGACATTCTGTGCAAGGTCGACCGGGCAGCCATGGCGGTGAGCCTGGAAACCCGCGTGCCGTTTCTCGATCACCGGGTGGCGGAGTTGGCCTGGCAGTTGCCGTTGGACATGAAGATTCGTGGAGGGCAGGGTAAATGGGCACTGCGGCAGGTGCTGTACAAATACGTGCCGCGCCAATTGATCGAGCGGCCCAAGGCGGGTTTTGCCATTCCGGTAGGTGAATGGTTGCGCGGGCCGCTGCGTGATTGGGCGGAAAGTCTGCTGGATGAGCAGCGCCTGCTAACGGAAGGCTATTTCTACCCGGCTCCGATCCGTAACCGCTGGGCCGAGCACCTGAGCGGTCGCCGCGACCATACAGCCAGCCTGTGGGCGGTGTTGATGTTTCAAGCCTGGCTGGAGCGGCAGTGA
- a CDS encoding EpsG family protein has translation MTVYWLMFLLAVVTCVVSQRRAGIGSSTHVLKLGAAWWAVVLILTLLIGFRFKVGGDWGTYLGYVIRAGRSSFMHSLRGSDPGYQVLNWLSAQLGFGIWGVNVVCGLIFSIGLARFCRHLPRPWLALAVAMPYLVIVVAMGYTRQGVALGLAMLGLVALSGRQVRWFVVWVMLAVTFHKSAILLLPIAVLAHARNRYWTAVWVGVVSIVAYYLFLVDSVDSLYTNYVEAQYQSTGALIRLSMNALPAAILLVWRKRFNFPFDEANLWRWFAIISIVLLVLLRLTPASTAVDRVALYMLPLQLVIFAYLPDVIARNQQQRSLLVMGVLAYYAAVQFVWLNFADNSLYWLPYRFYLL, from the coding sequence ATGACCGTTTACTGGTTGATGTTCTTGCTGGCGGTTGTGACCTGTGTGGTCAGCCAGCGCCGTGCCGGTATTGGCAGCAGTACCCATGTGCTGAAACTCGGGGCTGCTTGGTGGGCGGTGGTGCTCATTCTCACACTGTTGATCGGTTTTCGTTTCAAGGTGGGTGGTGATTGGGGTACCTATCTCGGTTATGTGATACGTGCTGGTAGATCGAGCTTTATGCACTCGTTGCGCGGCAGTGATCCGGGTTATCAGGTGCTCAACTGGCTGAGTGCGCAGCTGGGTTTTGGTATCTGGGGCGTTAACGTAGTGTGCGGGTTGATTTTCTCCATCGGCCTGGCCCGCTTTTGCCGGCATCTGCCGCGCCCCTGGCTGGCACTGGCAGTTGCCATGCCTTATCTGGTGATTGTGGTAGCCATGGGTTACACCCGGCAGGGCGTGGCGCTGGGGCTAGCCATGCTGGGGCTGGTAGCACTCAGTGGACGGCAGGTACGCTGGTTCGTAGTCTGGGTGATGCTTGCTGTCACCTTCCACAAGTCGGCCATTTTGCTGTTGCCGATTGCTGTACTGGCACATGCGCGCAATCGTTACTGGACAGCCGTGTGGGTGGGCGTGGTTAGCATCGTGGCGTATTACCTGTTTCTGGTTGATTCGGTTGATTCGCTGTACACCAACTATGTAGAAGCCCAGTACCAGTCCACGGGGGCTTTGATCCGCTTGTCGATGAATGCATTGCCGGCGGCGATTCTGCTGGTCTGGCGTAAGCGTTTCAATTTTCCCTTTGACGAGGCGAACCTCTGGCGCTGGTTCGCGATTATTTCCATTGTGCTGCTGGTATTGCTGCGGCTGACCCCAGCGTCTACCGCCGTGGACCGTGTGGCGCTGTACATGCTTCCGCTGCAGTTGGTGATATTTGCCTATCTGCCGGATGTGATTGCGCGCAACCAGCAGCAACGCAGTTTGCTGGTGATGGGGGTTTTGGCTTATTACGCGGCGGTGCAGTTTGTCTGGCTGAACTTTGCCGACAATTCTCTTTACTGGCTGCCGTACCGGTTTTATCTGTTGTAG
- a CDS encoding glycosyltransferase family 4 protein gives MKILLFANTEWYLYNFRLSLAMALRDAGHEVLLVSPPGPYGEKLQALGFRWLPAPMQRLSLNPLRELALLWWLYRLLRNEQVDLVHGFTIKCVVYGALAARLAGVPARVSAVAGMGYVFISDSAKARLLRPLVRLLMRAALDGRNARLILQNPDDVALFEQARLVNPQRIRLIPGSGVNCQRFVPRAAELPAGEFRVVLPARLLWDKGLAEYVQAARLLRAEGRALVFQLAGEPDAGNPASVPAATVQGWVDEGLIQWLGHVDDMPALFQSVNAVILPSYREGLPKGLIEAGACALPLVTTDVPGCREVVEDGVNGLLVLVKDAAALAAAIARLQDDPDLCARLGQAARAKALAEFDERIVIARTLDVYRELLGEV, from the coding sequence TTGAAAATCCTGCTGTTCGCCAACACCGAGTGGTATCTCTACAACTTCCGTCTTTCTCTGGCCATGGCCTTGCGCGACGCCGGGCATGAGGTGTTGCTGGTGTCGCCGCCGGGGCCCTATGGCGAGAAGTTGCAGGCGCTGGGGTTTCGCTGGTTGCCGGCGCCGATGCAGCGTCTGAGCCTGAATCCGCTGCGTGAGCTGGCGCTACTGTGGTGGCTTTACCGCTTGCTGCGCAACGAACAGGTCGATCTGGTGCACGGCTTTACCATCAAGTGCGTGGTGTATGGCGCGCTGGCCGCGCGGCTGGCGGGGGTGCCGGCGCGGGTCAGCGCGGTGGCTGGCATGGGTTATGTGTTTATCAGTGATTCGGCCAAGGCCAGGCTGTTGCGGCCATTGGTGCGCTTGCTGATGCGTGCCGCGCTGGATGGGCGTAATGCGCGGCTGATTCTGCAGAATCCGGATGACGTGGCCTTGTTCGAGCAGGCACGTCTGGTCAATCCGCAGCGCATCCGGCTGATTCCCGGCTCGGGAGTGAATTGCCAGCGCTTTGTGCCGCGTGCTGCTGAATTGCCCGCTGGCGAATTTCGCGTAGTGCTGCCGGCGCGTCTGTTGTGGGACAAGGGGCTGGCGGAATACGTGCAAGCGGCCCGGCTGTTGCGTGCCGAGGGGCGGGCGCTTGTCTTTCAGCTGGCGGGTGAGCCGGACGCGGGCAATCCGGCGTCGGTGCCTGCCGCTACGGTGCAGGGCTGGGTCGATGAGGGGCTGATCCAGTGGCTGGGGCATGTCGACGATATGCCGGCGCTGTTCCAGTCGGTCAATGCGGTGATTCTGCCCAGCTACCGCGAAGGGCTGCCAAAGGGACTGATTGAAGCGGGCGCCTGTGCGTTGCCATTGGTAACTACCGATGTGCCTGGTTGCCGGGAAGTAGTTGAGGATGGGGTAAACGGCTTGCTGGTGCTGGTGAAGGACGCAGCAGCATTGGCAGCGGCGATAGCCCGGCTGCAGGACGATCCTGATTTGTGCGCACGGCTTGGGCAGGCAGCACGCGCAAAGGCTCTGGCCGAGTTTGATGAGCGGATCGTGATTGCCCGCACTCTGGATGTGTATCGGGAGTTACTGGGCGAAGTTTGA